The following are encoded together in the Panicum virgatum strain AP13 chromosome 6K, P.virgatum_v5, whole genome shotgun sequence genome:
- the LOC120711848 gene encoding 60S ribosomal protein L7-3-like, protein MSAAEAKAAPVPESVLRKSKREEKWAADKKEKALADRKKALESRKIIFARAKQYAQEYDAQEKELVQLKREARLKGGFYVSPEAKLLFVVRIRGINAMHPKTRKILQLLRLRQIFNGVFLKVNKATINMLRRVEPYVAYGYPNLKSVRELIYKRGYGKLNKQRIPLSNNSVIEEGLGKHNIICIEDLVHEIMTVGPHFKEANNFLWPFKLKAPLGGLKKKRNHYVEGGDAGNRENYINELIKRMN, encoded by the exons atgtcggcggcggaggcgaaggcggcgccggtgccggagtCGGTGCTGCGGAAGAGCAAGCGCGAGGAGAAGTGGGCGGCGGACAAGAAGGAGAAGGCGCTCGCCGACAGGAAGAAGGCGCTCGAGAGCCGCAAGATCATCTTCGCCCGCGCCAAGCAGTACGCGCAGGAGTACGACGCCCAG GAGAAGGAGCTTGTGCAGCTCAAGCGTGAGGCCCGGTTGAAGGGCGGGTTCTATGTCAGCCCTGAGGCCAAGCTTCTGTTTGTTGTCCGCATCCGTGG TATCAACGCCATGCACCCCAAGACCCGCAAGATCTTGCAGCTTCTGCGTCTGAGGCAGATCTTCAATGGTGTTTTCCTCAAGGTTAACAAGGCCACCATTAACATGCTGCGCAGGGTCGAGCCATATGTTGCATATGG ATACCCGAACCTGAAGAGTGTTAGGGAATTGATCTACAAGAGAGGTTATGGGAAGCTGAACAAGCAGAGGATTCCTCTGAGCAACAACAGTGTCATTGAGGAG GGCCTTGGGAAGCACAACATCATCTGCATTGAGGATCTTGTCCATGAGATCATGACTGTTGGCCCACACTTCAAGGAGGCCAACAACTTCCTCTGGCCATTCAAGCTGAAGGCACCGCTTGGTGgcctgaagaagaagaggaaccaCTATGTTGAGGGTGGTGATGCCGGGAACCGCGAGAACTACATCAACGAGCTCATCAAGAGGATGAACTAG
- the LOC120713285 gene encoding L10-interacting MYB domain-containing protein-like, which yields MVPMAPSVSPPSFHPMPALADPEVVPPLGAGTEAPHAAAPVKRSKEPDKMPEIDWNAENTRIVCKLFAEQVEKGNRPSTYLNALGYAEVEKGFKDRTGLEISKGQLKNKWDKLKEDFRAWKKLQMRETGTGWDPVKRTFDMDDEWWKKARADIPGCGKFRKQPLPNEEELARCFVGITNIGIDHWSPHGGNGAAPPIDGETQEEAGIFGTQDDAFLAENQEEENV from the exons ATGGTGCCCATGGCGCCCTCTGTTTCTCCTCCTTCATTTCATCCCATGCCGGCTCTTGCAGATCCTGAGGTCGTCCCCCCCCTTGGTGCAGGAACTGAAGCCCCCCACGCCGCTGCACCTGTCAAGCGAAGCAAGGAACCAGACAAG ATGCCGGAAATTGATTGGAACGCTGAGAACACCCGGATTGTGTGTAAATTGTTTGCCGAACAAGTTGAGAAAGGAAATCGACCAAGCACTTACCTGAATGCACTTGGTTATGCTGAGGTTGAGAAAGGGTTCAAAGATAGGACAGGGCTTGAGATCAGCAAGGGTCAACTGAAAAACAAGTGGGACAAGTTAAAAGAAGATTTCAGGGCATGGAAGAAACTCCAGATGAGGGAAACTGGAACCGGTTGGGATCCTGTAAAGAGGACATTTGATATGGATGATGAATGGTGGAAGAAAGCTAGAGCT GATATTCCTGGATGTGGAAAGTTCAGGAAGCAACCCCTTCCAAATGAAGAAGAATTGGCAAGGTGTTTTGTGGGCATCACTAATATTGGTATTGACCATTGGTCTCCTCATGGAGGTAATGGCGCAGCACCTCCAATTGATGGTGAAACACAAGAGGAGGCAGGGATTTTTGGGACACAAGATGATGCATTTCTTGCTGAAAATCAAGAAGAAGAGAATGTGTAG